Proteins from one Bacteriovorax sp. BAL6_X genomic window:
- a CDS encoding VCBS repeat-containing protein — protein sequence MKYFLITLLFINLFAAQSLSRKEIDINNDGKVDRIEIRRNKEVVEVQEDRNGDGKFEFITKFKLKGIFKQTLQDINGDGKIDRKVSYRKLNETQFQATIEVDKDFDGIFEIKYKDTQSLIQKQECHLPQAKSVIGELSSLVNKVSASFDDGFLPTDFGYRIENACLSKWGQDFPSFLKSSIDDGIACLKKLGKDLKNPVGSTRIAYELEELLKNNEVTIMCTDKSDDPVYWQGTLAYASVSEETQATFGGKVKHPYMAINPNQPSSLEFTPEGDAERKELRKTLFHEQLHNLGYSHGQGFEFSYACEDCCLSYKGDEENARVDSACRVCQGNYINENDIRYVRDFLDYSKQAYLTRNGIRATINYIKENPGSLEAQALLASSQGEYFNPIGLHLSTLIISDWGKSTYDNEMAKDLIDKIEADSSADYVAYPSGRVVASIFHEAYIKQDSQQTLKLLKDNIESIKINLNKRMIDTDTYNDYYASGVKDSLSIIIDDLYLNDHLGLGTKHTIELQEIRDSLNSDDDYY from the coding sequence GTGAAATACTTCTTAATTACCTTACTATTTATCAATTTATTTGCGGCCCAAAGTCTGAGTCGAAAAGAAATTGATATCAATAATGATGGCAAAGTTGATCGAATTGAAATTCGTCGTAATAAGGAAGTTGTTGAAGTCCAAGAAGACCGAAATGGTGATGGTAAATTTGAATTTATCACGAAGTTCAAATTAAAAGGTATCTTCAAGCAAACTCTTCAAGATATCAACGGTGATGGAAAAATCGATCGTAAGGTTAGCTATCGAAAGCTAAATGAAACACAATTTCAAGCAACAATCGAAGTTGATAAGGACTTTGATGGAATTTTTGAAATCAAATATAAAGATACACAAAGCTTAATTCAAAAACAAGAATGTCACTTACCTCAAGCAAAGTCTGTTATAGGAGAACTGTCTTCTCTTGTTAATAAAGTGAGCGCAAGTTTTGATGACGGTTTCCTCCCTACTGACTTTGGTTATCGAATTGAAAATGCTTGTCTTTCAAAATGGGGACAGGACTTTCCAAGCTTCTTAAAAAGCTCAATTGATGATGGCATTGCTTGCTTAAAGAAATTAGGTAAGGACCTAAAGAACCCTGTCGGTTCAACTCGTATAGCTTATGAACTTGAAGAACTACTAAAGAATAATGAAGTCACTATTATGTGCACCGACAAATCCGATGACCCTGTTTATTGGCAGGGCACTCTAGCCTATGCTTCGGTCTCAGAAGAAACGCAAGCGACTTTCGGTGGCAAAGTAAAACATCCTTATATGGCGATTAATCCAAATCAGCCATCTTCCTTAGAGTTTACTCCAGAAGGGGATGCAGAAAGAAAAGAGCTTAGAAAAACACTCTTTCATGAACAGCTCCACAATCTTGGCTATTCCCATGGCCAAGGATTCGAGTTTTCGTATGCTTGTGAAGACTGTTGCTTGTCATATAAGGGAGATGAGGAGAATGCAAGAGTGGATTCCGCTTGCCGTGTTTGTCAGGGAAATTATATTAATGAAAACGATATTCGCTATGTAAGGGACTTTTTAGATTATTCAAAACAGGCCTATTTAACAAGAAATGGAATAAGAGCAACAATCAATTATATTAAAGAAAACCCTGGGAGCTTAGAGGCCCAAGCTTTATTAGCAAGTTCGCAAGGTGAGTATTTTAATCCAATCGGTCTACACTTATCGACTCTTATCATTTCTGATTGGGGTAAAAGTACGTATGATAATGAAATGGCAAAGGATCTAATAGATAAAATTGAAGCAGATAGTTCTGCTGATTACGTGGCCTACCCTTCAGGCCGTGTTGTTGCATCGATATTTCATGAAGCGTATATCAAACAAGATTCTCAACAAACGCTAAAACTTTTAAAGGACAATATTGAATCAATTAAAATAAATCTTAATAAAAGAATGATTGATACTGATACGTACAATGACTATTACGCTTCGGGTGTAAAAGATTCCTTAAGTATTATTATTGATGATTTATACTTAAATGATCACTTAGGCCTTGGGACTAAACATACTATAGAGCTTCAAGAAATACGTGATTCTCTAAATAGTGATGACGATTATTATTAA
- a CDS encoding RHS repeat domain-containing protein has protein sequence MISIGLLNKFHNRNYNPGAGRFMSEDPIHFWGGDSNLYRYTYNRPLLFIDSFGLSANDVKRMAKLFKKAVKELDNKGLRRKGTGYLNGILNNIGSTLQCGYIGCGAQAEYVADIMVTDALENAFDDNWTFEVVNVTPFHQRLEIKSSNPDDPEIIADPWKNEFDERYKPKTCDPNRKKR, from the coding sequence ATGATTTCAATTGGCTTATTAAATAAGTTTCACAACAGGAATTACAATCCTGGCGCAGGTAGGTTTATGAGTGAAGATCCGATCCATTTTTGGGGTGGGGATTCAAATTTATACAGATATACTTATAACAGACCTCTTTTGTTTATTGATAGCTTTGGCCTAAGTGCAAATGATGTAAAACGTATGGCTAAACTTTTTAAAAAAGCAGTTAAAGAATTGGATAACAAGGGTTTAAGAAGAAAAGGTACTGGTTATTTAAATGGTATTTTAAATAATATTGGTTCTACTTTACAATGTGGTTATATAGGATGTGGAGCACAGGCAGAATATGTCGCAGACATAATGGTTACTGATGCTCTAGAGAATGCATTTGATGACAACTGGACATTTGAGGTTGTAAATGTGACACCATTTCATCAGAGACTTGAAATAAAGTCTTCTAATCCTGATGATCCAGAAATAATTGCTGACCCATGGAAAAATGAATTTGATGAGAGGTATAAACCTAAGACTTGCGACCCTAACAGGAAAAAAAGATGA
- a CDS encoding RHS repeat domain-containing protein: protein MLDRDDQLQLSFRNRNYNPSAGRFMSEDLIGVFGGYNVYLYAGNNPQFYIDPLGLNQTVQRQSGFQKSIAKAVNTLVKKLGLEFFKDKPPMKDEEGNVIMSSAQVRRYYPEYLYDVDETTDYIIRKRKEDEDQPVRSDDEQDLLKDILLPPPANPVNKCPQKDRGRPPLA from the coding sequence ATGTTAGATAGAGATGACCAACTACAATTGAGTTTTCGCAACAGGAATTACAATCCTAGCGCAGGCCGGTTTATGAGTGAAGATCTGATAGGTGTTTTTGGTGGATACAATGTATATTTATACGCAGGGAATAATCCGCAATTCTATATTGATCCGTTAGGATTAAATCAAACTGTACAAAGACAGAGCGGTTTTCAGAAATCTATTGCCAAAGCTGTTAACACACTTGTTAAAAAGCTGGGCCTTGAATTTTTCAAAGATAAACCTCCTATGAAGGATGAAGAAGGAAATGTTATAATGTCTTCGGCTCAAGTCAGAAGATATTATCCAGAATACTTGTATGATGTTGATGAGACTACTGACTACATAATTAGAAAGAGAAAAGAGGATGAAGACCAACCAGTCAGATCAGACGATGAGCAAGACTTGTTGAAGGATATTCTTCTTCCGCCTCCAGCTAATCCTGTTAATAAATGTCCTCAGAAGGACAGGGGGAGACCTCCTTTGGCTTAG
- a CDS encoding RHS repeat-associated core domain-containing protein has product MTKYKIKQYYNFRNRYYNPGAGRFMSEDPIGLGGDDTNFYRYVFNSSLLKIDPYGKSLTSFITSGAKNVANAANRLGGVIGAISSATGANLARGLSVGTAVVGSGITRVIGSATYYSSTVIEKVSYEAAYQVRLYGYCGAYKVLSKTKINTRYFIHRFNKLIDEAVEARDDGLF; this is encoded by the coding sequence ATGACCAAATATAAAATTAAGCAATATTATAATTTTCGCAACAGGTATTACAACCCTGGCGCTGGCCGGTTTATGAGTGAAGATCCGATAGGACTGGGCGGTGATGATACCAATTTTTATCGTTATGTATTTAACAGTTCCTTATTGAAGATTGACCCCTATGGTAAGTCTTTGACGTCATTTATTACAAGTGGTGCTAAGAATGTTGCTAATGCAGCTAATCGCTTAGGTGGGGTGATTGGTGCTATTAGTTCAGCAACTGGGGCGAATCTTGCCCGGGGACTTTCAGTTGGAACTGCTGTTGTCGGATCTGGAATTACTAGAGTTATAGGAAGTGCTACTTATTACTCAAGTACTGTTATAGAAAAGGTTTCATATGAAGCAGCTTATCAGGTAAGATTGTATGGCTATTGTGGTGCTTACAAAGTTTTAAGTAAAACAAAAATTAATACTAGATATTTTATTCATAGGTTCAATAAGCTTATAGACGAAGCTGTAGAGGCAAGAGATGATGGACTTTTTTAA
- a CDS encoding type II toxin-antitoxin system Phd/YefM family antitoxin yields the protein MAIPKIKSASELRNDLYNSLKEASDGDMQVVTHKQGEPVVLISQSELNRVIEENETLKKLSIGLSDVRNNRSYSTDQVRETLANRRKERDNDSMV from the coding sequence ATGGCAATTCCAAAAATAAAATCAGCATCAGAATTAAGGAATGATTTGTACAACTCTCTTAAAGAAGCGAGTGATGGTGATATGCAAGTCGTAACTCATAAACAAGGTGAACCAGTTGTTCTTATTTCGCAAAGTGAATTAAATAGAGTAATCGAAGAAAATGAAACTTTAAAAAAACTTAGCATTGGATTATCTGACGTTAGAAATAATAGATCTTACAGCACGGATCAAGTTAGAGAAACCTTAGCGAATAGAAGAAAAGAGAGAGATAATGATAGTATGGTCTGA
- a CDS encoding RHS repeat-associated core domain-containing protein, with the protein MIYLIEQIYSSIRNRNYNPGAGRFVSEDPVGIVSGDSNLYRYVRNNVFGFVDPYGLTQRDIDLAFKHVFKKYPNAKNVKYRVANIGEIDSNTAGYFDIDNNEVILSRDYLRTLNSKEAVDLLDTAFHEVLHSQNTWKIIGDYFTPGDGKDDFFHRQIYDQAILDTADAINDFLYDRKPKQCPRRR; encoded by the coding sequence GTGATCTACTTGATTGAACAAATATATTCAAGTATTCGCAACAGGAATTACAATCCTGGTGCGGGAAGGTTTGTGAGTGAGGATCCGGTTGGGATTGTAAGCGGTGATTCTAACCTTTATAGATATGTGCGAAATAACGTCTTTGGATTTGTTGATCCATATGGCCTAACTCAAAGAGATATTGATCTTGCATTTAAACATGTATTTAAGAAGTACCCTAATGCAAAAAATGTTAAATACAGAGTTGCAAATATTGGTGAGATTGACAGCAATACAGCGGGGTATTTTGATATTGATAATAATGAAGTAATACTAAGCCGTGATTACTTAAGAACTCTTAATTCAAAAGAAGCCGTGGACTTACTTGATACTGCATTCCATGAAGTCTTACATTCTCAAAATACTTGGAAGATTATAGGTGACTATTTTACTCCTGGCGATGGCAAAGATGATTTTTTTCATAGGCAAATTTATGATCAAGCTATCTTAGATACGGCTGATGCTATAAATGACTTTTTATATGATAGAAAACCAAAACAATGCCCTAGAAGAAGATAG
- a CDS encoding RHS repeat-associated core domain-containing protein, with amino-acid sequence MNCFVYLSHNRYYNPGLGRFVSEDPIGFAGGDTNI; translated from the coding sequence GTGAATTGTTTTGTCTATCTATCTCACAACAGGTATTACAATCCTGGCCTTGGACGCTTTGTGAGTGAAGATCCGATTGGATTTGCTGGTGGTGATACTAATATATAG
- a CDS encoding RHS repeat domain-containing protein: MTLKNEQIHSSNRTRNYNPGAGRFMSEDPILFNKAEYNTYRYTYNNPVVYSDPSGEGPLSALVCSAASVASTFTVTRDIEKARETINNRIDKTIHAYTKEIEKYRYNATQSEKYQCPPEDRKEKIEKLELVIKRLKKMKIDSNKKLQQIEDKHFKSSSHFLGICTLSGLL, translated from the coding sequence ATGACTTTAAAAAATGAACAAATACATTCTAGCAATCGCACGAGGAATTACAACCCTGGCGCAGGCCGGTTTATGAGTGAAGATCCGATCTTGTTCAACAAGGCTGAGTATAACACTTATCGATACACGTATAACAATCCAGTCGTCTACAGTGACCCTAGTGGAGAAGGACCACTGTCAGCTCTTGTCTGTTCGGCTGCTAGTGTTGCATCTACTTTTACTGTTACTAGAGATATTGAGAAGGCTAGAGAGACAATAAACAATAGGATAGATAAAACTATCCATGCTTATACTAAAGAGATTGAGAAATATAGATATAATGCTACACAATCTGAAAAATATCAGTGTCCACCAGAGGATCGTAAAGAGAAGATTGAAAAGTTAGAGTTGGTGATAAAGCGTTTAAAAAAAATGAAAATAGATTCGAATAAAAAACTACAACAAATTGAGGATAAGCATTTTAAAAGCTCAAGTCACTTTCTTGGAATCTGTACATTATCAGGACTGTTATAG
- a CDS encoding cytochrome P450: MSTIPSLKTLPIIGSIGELNFKDCLFKQLNEKSNELGDSYRFKIFNKDIVVIGNYDLYKDVIVKKRNTFLKGSTLNEIKHINKGRASILDADGKQWQDLRGELVHFFTPKVLENLYSITNRRLEKDLPLFGENSLVDNVEVLMGKIALAITSEFFIEHDFKIQKEEVTNSKADCDSFYYFQKFLIAELTKRMNYGPMWKYLPTLSNLRFSKFIKEGKQFVRQKVERGTTSYTLITHLKNQGLDTEAIIGQIYGLVGASFESTAVSLTWALYFLAQNEELQNELYKELSLLDLTNSNSIIKNQLLENYVAETLRLRPAFPILFREAAEDKELSDGDISFKVKKGTVVFSLLGKILNNQQVWGDDHNKFNPQRFNSLSNEQRKAYIPYSTGTRTCLGREMASIEVKLILAHILRSYHIKAACDLSKVKPKQKFVFSSDREISLEFIRR; encoded by the coding sequence ATGAGCACGATACCAAGCTTAAAAACATTACCAATTATCGGCAGTATTGGAGAGTTAAACTTCAAAGATTGTCTTTTTAAACAACTTAATGAAAAAAGTAATGAACTTGGTGATTCATATCGTTTTAAAATTTTTAACAAAGATATTGTGGTTATTGGAAATTATGACCTCTATAAAGATGTAATTGTTAAGAAAAGAAATACATTCTTAAAAGGAAGCACACTTAACGAGATAAAACATATTAATAAAGGCAGGGCCTCAATACTTGATGCTGACGGTAAACAATGGCAAGACTTAAGAGGGGAGTTAGTCCACTTTTTCACGCCCAAAGTACTTGAGAACCTCTATTCAATTACAAATCGTAGGCTTGAAAAAGATCTTCCTCTATTTGGTGAAAATTCTCTTGTTGATAATGTCGAAGTTCTTATGGGAAAAATCGCATTAGCAATTACAAGTGAATTCTTTATCGAACACGATTTTAAGATTCAAAAGGAAGAAGTCACTAACTCTAAAGCTGACTGTGACAGTTTTTATTACTTTCAAAAATTTTTAATTGCCGAACTTACTAAACGTATGAATTATGGTCCAATGTGGAAGTACCTTCCTACATTGAGTAATCTTCGATTTTCTAAATTTATCAAAGAAGGTAAGCAATTTGTTCGTCAAAAAGTTGAAAGAGGGACAACTAGCTATACCCTCATTACTCACTTAAAGAATCAAGGCCTAGATACTGAAGCAATTATTGGACAAATTTATGGACTGGTTGGAGCATCATTTGAATCAACAGCTGTTTCTCTTACGTGGGCGCTGTATTTTCTTGCTCAAAATGAAGAACTTCAAAATGAATTATATAAAGAATTAAGTTTATTAGATCTTACGAATTCTAATTCTATAATAAAGAACCAGCTACTAGAAAATTATGTTGCAGAAACTTTACGTCTAAGGCCGGCCTTCCCTATTTTATTTAGAGAAGCCGCAGAAGATAAAGAGTTATCAGATGGTGATATAAGTTTCAAAGTAAAGAAAGGAACCGTTGTTTTTTCTCTTCTTGGAAAAATTCTTAATAACCAACAGGTTTGGGGAGACGATCACAACAAATTTAATCCACAGAGATTTAATAGTTTATCTAATGAACAAAGGAAAGCTTACATACCGTATTCGACAGGAACTCGCACTTGTCTCGGACGTGAGATGGCCAGCATCGAGGTAAAGCTCATACTAGCACATATTTTAAGAAGTTATCACATAAAGGCGGCCTGTGACTTAAGTAAAGTGAAACCAAAACAGAAGTTTGTCTTTAGTAGTGACCGCGAAATTTCTTTAGAATTTATCCGTCGTTAA
- a CDS encoding RHS repeat-associated core domain-containing protein, with product MINNLNYSSSRTRNYNPGLGRFMSEDPIGLSSLDTNLYRYTKNRPIDFNDPDGEFLGKAAKYLLEKLLDSLKKKIVKKPLDEAKDLIFNEGEVVTHEQELEQLKKKLEDAKRKEREARKGCGVIRSCEPKRTDTEDEIRKCEVRK from the coding sequence TTGATCAATAATCTAAATTATTCAAGTTCTCGCACGAGGAATTACAATCCTGGCCTTGGCCGGTTCATGAGTGAAGATCCGATCGGGTTAAGTAGTCTCGACACAAATCTATATCGTTATACTAAAAACCGTCCTATTGACTTTAATGACCCTGACGGTGAATTTCTAGGAAAGGCAGCTAAATATCTTCTGGAAAAACTTCTAGACTCCTTAAAGAAAAAAATAGTTAAAAAGCCTCTTGATGAAGCAAAGGACTTAATTTTCAACGAAGGTGAGGTTGTAACACATGAACAAGAATTAGAACAACTTAAGAAAAAGTTAGAGGATGCAAAAAGAAAGGAGCGTGAAGCACGAAAAGGATGTGGTGTTATTAGGTCATGTGAACCAAAAAGAACAGATACCGAAGATGAAATCCGAAAATGTGAGGTTAGAAAATGA
- a CDS encoding tyrosine-type recombinase/integrase, giving the protein MVEISYARSRAIRPARAQSKINDTFEDFLTKSNSAHTRDAYRRDLKKFLTFLKGFESFGGLSDVSQRHISAYRDYLLKKEELKDATVARHLSSIKRFFDFLVEKELRYKNPATGVFRPKVVMEVKTNDLSASEVMDLFESVTQTNRDGSDNLSGVLHYTVLKVMFYTLLRKSELIALKVGDFASDNIGNYLHVRSKGGKKQKVYISDETFGDIKHYMDVFSSRREFHENEPLFTSGRKSSELKPLNRNTIDQIFQKYAKLAGIKHKISPHSSRATGIGNLYENGASLEDQATYARHSDPRMTFLYNKRRKEKINEIANIVNYLEKDS; this is encoded by the coding sequence ATGGTTGAGATAAGCTACGCTAGATCAAGGGCCATAAGGCCTGCTCGTGCCCAGTCAAAAATTAATGATACCTTTGAGGACTTCTTAACTAAGTCTAATTCAGCTCACACTAGAGATGCCTACAGACGCGACCTAAAGAAGTTTCTAACGTTTCTAAAGGGGTTTGAAAGCTTTGGGGGCCTCTCTGATGTATCTCAGCGCCATATTTCGGCCTACCGTGACTATCTTCTAAAGAAAGAAGAACTAAAAGATGCAACTGTCGCAAGGCATCTGTCTTCTATAAAGCGCTTTTTTGATTTCTTGGTAGAAAAAGAACTTCGCTATAAGAATCCAGCTACAGGTGTCTTTCGTCCTAAAGTCGTTATGGAAGTTAAGACAAATGACCTTAGTGCTAGTGAGGTCATGGATCTTTTTGAAAGTGTTACACAAACCAATCGTGACGGCAGTGACAACCTAAGCGGCGTCCTTCACTATACTGTGTTAAAAGTTATGTTTTATACCTTACTTAGAAAGTCGGAATTGATTGCACTAAAAGTAGGGGACTTTGCTAGTGACAATATTGGAAACTATCTTCATGTAAGAAGTAAGGGGGGAAAGAAGCAGAAGGTTTATATTTCCGATGAAACCTTCGGTGATATCAAACACTATATGGATGTCTTTAGCTCTCGTCGTGAATTTCATGAAAATGAACCTCTGTTTACTTCTGGCCGTAAGTCTAGTGAGCTTAAGCCTCTTAATCGTAATACTATTGACCAGATCTTTCAAAAATATGCCAAGCTTGCGGGGATCAAACATAAGATTTCGCCGCACTCATCACGTGCGACAGGCATTGGTAATCTCTATGAGAACGGAGCAAGCCTTGAGGATCAGGCCACGTATGCCAGGCACTCAGACCCACGTATGACCTTTCTTTATAATAAGCGTAGGAAGGAAAAGATTAATGAAATTGCAAATATTGTGAATTACTTAGAAAAGGATAGTTGA
- a CDS encoding type II toxin-antitoxin system RelE/ParE family toxin: protein MIVWSDRALADLINLSESIENNFTNELADKITDELISYIESQLKISKEIGRPYEPNPYFRYLVFKGNKVFYTPYEDNKNIYVIHINIRGSKPQTFPDKNEE, encoded by the coding sequence ATGATAGTATGGTCTGACAGGGCCCTCGCCGACTTAATCAACCTTTCAGAGTCTATTGAAAATAATTTCACTAATGAGCTTGCTGATAAAATCACTGACGAGTTGATTTCATATATAGAGAGCCAGTTAAAAATAAGCAAAGAGATTGGTCGTCCTTACGAGCCTAATCCCTATTTTAGATATTTAGTCTTCAAGGGTAATAAAGTGTTCTACACACCATATGAAGACAATAAAAACATCTACGTTATTCACATAAATATCAGAGGATCAAAGCCTCAAACTTTTCCAGATAAAAACGAAGAGTAG
- a CDS encoding RHS repeat-associated core domain-containing protein — protein MYHDQLHLNSCNKNYNPSIGRFMSEDPIGFSSGDTSFYRYTGNNPLNFVDTYGLSDNDVKKIFKRFKELVDKMNKEGLRHENPYYNNIMKFLYDYSGNNYGDNYLACGGQESYVSNDLQSQEYEDLWVFLNENKTFPTVHQYGRARSSNPKDPDIIYDPWNNEIYTTPRGSK, from the coding sequence ATGTATCACGATCAATTACATTTAAATAGTTGCAACAAGAATTACAATCCTAGTATCGGTCGGTTTATGAGTGAAGATCCGATTGGGTTCAGCAGTGGAGACACTTCATTCTATAGATACACTGGAAATAATCCATTAAACTTTGTAGATACCTATGGTTTGAGTGATAACGATGTAAAGAAGATCTTTAAAAGATTTAAAGAGCTCGTAGATAAGATGAATAAGGAAGGCTTAAGGCACGAAAACCCTTATTATAATAACATAATGAAGTTCTTGTATGATTATTCAGGAAATAATTATGGAGATAATTACTTAGCGTGTGGCGGCCAGGAGAGCTATGTTTCAAATGATTTACAATCTCAGGAGTATGAAGACTTATGGGTGTTTTTAAACGAAAATAAAACATTTCCTACTGTACATCAATACGGTAGGGCAAGGTCAAGTAACCCTAAAGATCCCGATATCATTTATGATCCATGGAATAATGAAATTTACACTACACCAAGAGGTTCGAAGTGA
- a CDS encoding RHS repeat-associated core domain-containing protein, producing the protein MIKIERKSNGANNPYIREIIYELLNRYLSFHNRNYNPGAGRFISEDPIGYQSGQLNNFMYVGNTPLASIDPFGLFSMECLIKRGWNNFRTTTNTIGLSWSSLGQDLIGLPFGAGLIGDLIENGELTNFQGGSISSGFASMGTLKKSKKSFSKIFSVALKRGGRVGISNLARQAALKTAVAANAMSVIAGYGSFTVGVALGSFGEAVAHELFGFGYDDSSDCKDCK; encoded by the coding sequence TTGATAAAGATAGAGCGTAAGAGTAACGGGGCTAATAACCCCTATATCAGAGAGATCATTTATGAATTATTAAACAGATATTTAAGCTTTCACAACAGGAATTACAATCCTGGCGCGGGCCGGTTTATAAGTGAAGATCCGATCGGATATCAAAGTGGTCAACTTAATAATTTTATGTATGTTGGAAACACCCCACTTGCTTCTATTGATCCTTTTGGTTTATTTAGTATGGAGTGCTTAATAAAGAGAGGCTGGAATAACTTCAGAACTACAACTAATACGATTGGATTAAGTTGGTCTTCACTAGGGCAAGACCTAATAGGTTTACCATTTGGTGCAGGATTAATAGGTGATCTGATAGAGAATGGAGAGCTAACTAATTTTCAAGGAGGTTCTATCTCTTCTGGGTTTGCTTCGATGGGAACATTAAAGAAAAGTAAGAAAAGTTTTTCGAAAATCTTTAGCGTTGCTCTTAAGAGGGGTGGACGAGTAGGAATAAGTAACCTTGCACGACAAGCTGCCTTAAAGACTGCTGTAGCAGCAAATGCTATGTCTGTAATTGCTGGTTATGGAAGCTTTACAGTTGGTGTCGCTTTAGGTTCTTTTGGTGAGGCGGTTGCTCATGAATTATTTGGCTTTGGTTATGATGATTCAAGCGACTGTAAAGATTGTAAGTAA
- a CDS encoding RHS repeat-associated core domain-containing protein, translated as MNVLNILTHSSNRTRNYNPGAGRFMSEDPIGLNSRDSNLYRYVFNNSLQYIDPLGLDTTGVGFMMSAGLFGLGGSLDIQKIHDDEGNTKTVLTLCAGGVTEALGVFAGAIQSSGDADTVYDLEGTSGAFGVGASVPGLPVSPEVGGGVSFGKDKCGRQTTTGFSFEGATVGISPVDMFASACTSIILD; from the coding sequence ATGAACGTACTTAATATACTGACACATTCAAGCAATCGCACGAGGAATTACAACCCTGGCGCAGGCCGGTTTATGAGTGAGGATCCGATTGGTCTCAATAGTAGAGATAGTAACTTATATAGATATGTGTTCAATAATTCTTTACAATACATTGACCCTTTAGGTTTAGATACTACAGGAGTTGGATTTATGATGTCTGCTGGCCTGTTTGGCCTTGGAGGATCACTCGATATACAAAAAATACATGATGATGAAGGAAATACTAAAACTGTATTAACTCTGTGTGCTGGAGGAGTAACAGAAGCTCTTGGTGTTTTTGCTGGTGCAATTCAATCTTCTGGTGATGCTGATACTGTGTATGACTTAGAAGGCACATCAGGTGCGTTTGGAGTTGGAGCGAGTGTTCCTGGTCTCCCCGTGAGCCCTGAAGTGGGGGGCGGTGTTAGTTTTGGCAAGGATAAATGTGGCAGACAAACAACAACAGGCTTTTCGTTCGAAGGAGCAACCGTTGGAATATCTCCTGTTGATATGTTCGCTTCTGCTTGTACAAGTATTATTTTAGACTAG
- a CDS encoding RHS repeat domain-containing protein has product MSIENKSIYLCTRTRNYNPGGGRFMSEDPIGFSGKDINLYRYVSNNPLVFKDPLGFARFGKCKLSNRDDMMTGPVQDYLNLEIAHEELFFDDSKGGSVGYYNTGIHEGDEDRSQYKMNSKFYYDNMMRRAVKNVKMTGEFIKENYGAFSNNCQDFADALRKEYEKLMSNPGASCGY; this is encoded by the coding sequence ATGTCAATAGAGAACAAGTCAATATATCTATGCACTCGTACAAGGAATTACAACCCTGGCGGAGGACGGTTTATGAGTGAGGATCCGATCGGTTTTTCTGGCAAGGATATTAATTTATACCGATATGTTTCAAACAACCCTTTGGTGTTTAAAGATCCTTTAGGTTTTGCAAGGTTTGGAAAATGCAAATTATCTAATAGAGATGATATGATGACTGGACCTGTTCAGGATTATTTAAATCTTGAAATAGCACATGAAGAATTATTTTTTGACGACTCTAAAGGTGGCAGTGTTGGATACTATAATACTGGTATACATGAAGGAGACGAAGATCGTAGTCAATATAAAATGAATAGTAAGTTTTATTATGACAATATGATGAGAAGAGCTGTTAAAAATGTGAAGATGACAGGTGAATTTATTAAAGAGAATTATGGTGCTTTCTCTAATAACTGTCAGGATTTTGCTGATGCGTTACGAAAGGAGTATGAAAAGTTAATGAGTAATCCTGGAGCATCTTGTGGTTACTAA